DNA sequence from the Candidatus Methylomirabilota bacterium genome:
GGGATGGCGGGGAAGCGCAATCCCCAGATGTGGGCGATGTACATCACGACGTTCGTGTTCTGGATCGGCATCGGCCACGCCGGCACCCTCATCTCGGCGATTCTCTACCTCTTCCGGGCGCGCTGGCGGACGTCGATCTACCGGGGCTCGGAGGCGATGACCGTCTTCGCGGTCCTGACCGCCGGGCTCTTCCCCGTGATCCACCTCGGCCGCATGTGGCTGCCGTACTGGCTCATCCCGTACCCGAACGAGCGCTACCTGTGGCCGAACTTCCGCTCGCCGCTGCTCTGGGACGTCTTCGCCATCTCCACCTACCTGACGATCAGCGTCGTGTTCTTCTACGTCGGCCTCGTTCCCGACATCGCGGCCCTTCGCGACGCCGCCCGGGGTCTGAAGCACCGGATCTACGCGGCGCTGGCCCTCGGCTGGCGCGGCACCGACCGACAGTGGCGCCACTACCGCCGCGCGTACGGCCTCTTCGCGGCGCTGGCCACCCCGCTGGTCGTCTCGGTCCACAGCGTCGTGTCCTGGGACTTCGCCATGGCGCTGGTGCCCGGCTGGCACTCGACCCTCTTCGCCCCCTTCTTCGTCGACGGGGCCATCTTTTCCGGCTTCGCCATGGTGCTGGTGCTCCTCATCCCCATGCGCTATTACTTCAACCTCTACCCCTACATCACCGCCAAGCACCTCGACAACATGGCGAAGCTGATCCTGGTGACCAGCCTCGTCCTCACGTACTTCTACGTCTGCGAGGGATTCGTCGCCTGGTACAGCGGGGAGCCCATCGAGCGCGCGTCGTACCTCTTCAAGTGGGTCGGCGTGTACGCGCCGTGGTGGTGGCTCCAGATCTTCTGCAACAGCGTGTCTCCGCTGGTCTTCTTCTGGCGCCGGGCGCGGGTGCACGTTCCGACGCTCTACGTCGTCTCGGTGCTGGTCCTGATCGGGATGTGGTTCGAGCGGTTCAACATCATCGTCCCGGGGCTGGCCCGGGGCTTCTACCCCTACACGTTCGGCTCGTACGTGCCGACCCCGGTCGACTCGATGATCATCATCGGGAGCTTCGCCTGGTTCTTCATCCTGTTCCTCGCATTCATCAAGGTGCTGCCCTCGGTGTCGATCGTCGAGGTCAAGGAGACCATCCCGCACCCGGTGCGGGATGCGCACGCCCGACACTGATGGGCCGGCCCGGGCCGATCCCCGTCGCATCCCGTCGTCCTCGGTCGTCGGCGGGCCTCAACGTATGCGGCATACGCCTCGGCCCGCCTGCTCCCTGCGTCCTAGGGCTGCTCGGGTCTCGGCCCGGTACCATCGCCGGACCTGGTCACGCTGCCGCTCCGACGGTAGCCCAGTGACCCAGACGCCCGCGCCCGGCGTAGTCGGAGTCTTCGCTCACGTGGACACGACGGTCCACGCCATCCGCGACCTCAAGGCCCGGGGCTTCGGGCGGATCGCGGCCTACACGCCGGTTCCGCTGGAAGAAGTCGAAGAGGCCCTCACCGGCCACGGGCTTCCGCGGAGCCCGGTCCGCCTCTTCACGCTGGTCGGGGGCCTCACGGGGACCCTGAGCGGGTTCGCGCTGACGATCTGGACCGTGCTCAAGTGGAACCTCATCACCGGCGGAAAGCCGGTGGTGTCGATCCCGCCGTTCGTCATCATCGCCTTCGAGCTGACCATCCTCCTGGGCGGTCTGTGCACGCTGCTCGGGCTCCTGGTGACCGCGCCGCTGCCCCGCTTCCGGGGCTCGCCGCGCTACGATCCCCGGTTCACGGCCGACCGGTTCGGCGTGGAGGTCGCGTGCGCCCCGGACCAGGTGCGGACCGTGGAGGAGATCCTCAAGCAGGCGGGCGCCGAAGAGGTGCGCCTGTGAAGTGGATCTTCCTCCTCTGCCTGCTGGTGGTCCTCGGACTGGGCGGCGCGATGGGTCTCCTGGTGGGCTACCGGTGGCTGACGAGCATGCAGTCGGAGGTCAAGTTCGTGCCCGGGGACGTCTCGATCATCCAGCCGCCGGGGACGGTGCCGCGGACGGGGGGTGAGCTCGTCCAGAGCCCGGCCGCCGCCGGCGGGCCCCATGCGATGCACGCCGCCTACGAGACGCGGCGGAACCCCATTCCCCGCTCGCGCGAGTCGGCGATGCGCGGCGAGGCCCTGTTCAAGATCTACTGCACGCCCTGCCACGGCCCCGGCGGGAAGGGGGACGGTCCGGTGACGCCGCGGTTCATCCCTCCGCCCGATCTCACCGGTGCCGTGATCCAGGGGCGCAGCGACGGCCACATCGCGGGGTACGTCGGCTACGGCGGCCCCATCATGCCGGCCTACGGGGAGGCGCTGTCGGTCACCGAGCGCTGGGACCTCGTGAACTACATCCGGTCGCTGGCCCAGAAGTAGGGTCGAGGGCCATGGCGGAACCCGCCCCACGCTTGTCCACCGCCGAGCCCCCGCGCGGCCCGGTTCCGGTTCTGGCCGTGCTGATCGGGCTGGGGGCGGTCGCCTTCGTGCTGGGGCTGATCTTCGGCGGGCGTCGCGTCTGGGCGACCTTCCTGGTGAACGTCCTCTTCTGGTCGGGGCTGTCGGTGGCCGGCCCCGCCATCGCCGGCATCTTCGAGCTGACCGAGGCTCGCTGGGCGGCACGGCTGCGCCGGATCGCGACCACGACCGTCGCCTTCATGCCGGCCTCGTTCCTTCTGTTCCTGGTCGTCATGGCGGCCGCCGACCCCATCTATCCCTGGGTGGCGCAGCCGGTCGCCACGAAGGCGATCTGGCTCAACCTGCCGTTCTTCGTCCTGCGCACGGTCATCGGGCTCCTGGCCCTCTACTGGGCGAGCATCCGCTTCGCCCAGGCCGTCCACGCCTCCCCGGCCGGAGCGTCCGAGGAGCCCGGGCGGGCCCATCGCGCGCGGCTGGCGGTGGTCATGCTCTTCCTCTACGTGATCGTGGTCTCGCTCCTCGGGTTCGACCTCGTCATGACCCTCGACATCCACTGGTTCAGCGGGCTGCTCGGCGGCTACTTCCTGGTGGGCACGCTGTACTCGGGGTTCGCCTTTCTCGTGGTGCTGGTCGGGGTCCGGAGCCTGGGCCGGCCCACCTGGGTGATGCCGCCCACGGAAGTGCAGGACCTCGCCAAGCTCGTCTTCGCCACCTCGATCCTGTGGATGTACTTCTTCTGGTCCCAGTACCTGGTGATCTGGTACGGCAATGTGCCCGTCGAGACGCGCTTCGTGCTGGCGCGCTTCTTCGAGGACCCCTGGCGCGTGCTGGCCTGGACCGCCTTCATCATCGGCTGGCTCGTGCCCTTCGCGTACCTCCTCGG
Encoded proteins:
- the nrfD gene encoding NrfD/PsrC family molybdoenzyme membrane anchor subunit, translated to MSAGASGTAESRSLSGGGDSTTAPTYADVNRDIIRTLEFPSNLYFGWMSFVALTLAGGIFAWILQIYYGIGMAGKRNPQMWAMYITTFVFWIGIGHAGTLISAILYLFRARWRTSIYRGSEAMTVFAVLTAGLFPVIHLGRMWLPYWLIPYPNERYLWPNFRSPLLWDVFAISTYLTISVVFFYVGLVPDIAALRDAARGLKHRIYAALALGWRGTDRQWRHYRRAYGLFAALATPLVVSVHSVVSWDFAMALVPGWHSTLFAPFFVDGAIFSGFAMVLVLLIPMRYYFNLYPYITAKHLDNMAKLILVTSLVLTYFYVCEGFVAWYSGEPIERASYLFKWVGVYAPWWWLQIFCNSVSPLVFFWRRARVHVPTLYVVSVLVLIGMWFERFNIIVPGLARGFYPYTFGSYVPTPVDSMIIIGSFAWFFILFLAFIKVLPSVSIVEVKETIPHPVRDAHARH
- a CDS encoding DUF3341 domain-containing protein, with the protein product MRHTPRPACSLRPRAARVSARYHRRTWSRCRSDGSPVTQTPAPGVVGVFAHVDTTVHAIRDLKARGFGRIAAYTPVPLEEVEEALTGHGLPRSPVRLFTLVGGLTGTLSGFALTIWTVLKWNLITGGKPVVSIPPFVIIAFELTILLGGLCTLLGLLVTAPLPRFRGSPRYDPRFTADRFGVEVACAPDQVRTVEEILKQAGAEEVRL
- a CDS encoding cytochrome c; this translates as MKWIFLLCLLVVLGLGGAMGLLVGYRWLTSMQSEVKFVPGDVSIIQPPGTVPRTGGELVQSPAAAGGPHAMHAAYETRRNPIPRSRESAMRGEALFKIYCTPCHGPGGKGDGPVTPRFIPPPDLTGAVIQGRSDGHIAGYVGYGGPIMPAYGEALSVTERWDLVNYIRSLAQK